The Streptococcus suis DNA window AAAATCCTAGTAATTTTTATAAAATCCTTCTCCTTGAAATCGAGGAAACTGACGCAGGATATGACGACTACGAAATAATTGTGACCGGAACGATTGCCGATGTCATTGAAGGAGAAGACTATCGTTTCTATGGCAATCTGGTTACCCATCCCAAGTATGGTCAGCAGCTGCAAATTTCGCGTTACGAACGCAGCAAGCCCACTTCTGCCGGACTTGTCAAATATTTCTCCAGTGACCATTTCAAGGGAATTGGACGCAAAACGGCTGAAAAAATCGTTGAGCTCTATGGCGAAGATACCATTGATAAGATTTTAGCTGAACCTGAAAAACTGACCCAAATCACAGGCCTATCCAGCAAGAACAGGCAGGCATTTGTCGAAAAACTCCGCCTCAATTATGGAACCGAAATGATCTTGGCAAAACTAGCCGAGTATGGCATTCCCAATAAATTGGCCTTTCAAATCCAAGACCAATATAAGGAAAAAACACTCCAAATGATTGAAGAAAATCCCTATCAACTGGTTGAAGACGTCCAAGGGATCGGTTTCACCATTGCCGATAGGATTGCGGAAAAGCGGGGAATTGCCAGTGATTCTCCCCAACGCTTTCGGGCTGGTATGCTCTTTAGTCTCATTCATCGCTCCATGGAAACAGGCGATACCTATGTGGAGGCTAGAGACTTGCTGGAAGCAACCCTTGAACTGCTGGAAAAATCCCGCCATACAGAGCTGGACCCCGCTGCTGTTGCCAAAGAATTGACGGGACTGATTGCAGACGACAAGGTACAGCAAGAAGGCACAAAGATTTTTGACAACAGCCTCTACTTTGCCGAACATGGTATCCATAAAAACCTGACCCGTCTGATGGGAAAAAATGGTTTCAAACCCTTCCCACGCGCAGACGTTGAGGCTGCTATAGCAGAGCTAGAAACTATGTCTTCCCTTACCTACGATGACATTCAAAAAGAAGCCATCGTCCAAGCCATTACCAATCCGCTTTTCATTCTGACAGGCGGACCAGGGACTGGAAAAACAACGGTTATTAACGGTATTATCGCGGTCTACGCTATCTTGCATAAGATTGACCTAACTGGCAACCGAGAAGAATGCCCCGTCCTCCTAGCCGCTCCAACTGGACGAGCAGCCAGACGGATGAATGAATTGACAGGTCTGCCTTCCGCCACCATCCACCGCCACCTCGGTCTGGTAGAAGGACAAGAAGAATCCTACCGTGATGATTATTTGGATACCGACTTTATCATCGTGGATGAGTTTTCTATGGTAGATACTTGGTTGGCAAACCAGCTCTTCCAGAACATTTCCTCCCAAACCCAAGTTCTGATTGTCGGCGATGCGGAGCAATTACCTTCTGTCAGTCCCGGCCAAGTCCTAGCTGACCTCTTAAAAATTGACAAGCTACCCAGCATCACTCTGGAACGCATCTACCGCCAATCCGATGATTCAACTATTGTTACCCTAGCCAGCCAGATTCGCCAAGGGGCCCTGCCGAGCGATTTCCGTGAGAAAAAGGCTGACCGCTCCTATTTTGAAGCTCAAAACGAGCAAATTCCAGCTCTGATTGAACGCATTGTCGGCGCAGCCATCAAGTCAGGCATCCCTGCAAACGAAGTCCAAATCCTCGCTCCCATGTACCGTGGGGCCGCAGGTATTGACCAACTCAACACCATGACCCAGGCCCTGCTCAATCCTCTAAAAGACGGAGAACTTCAGTTCCTCCACAATGAGCAGGCCTTCCGCCAAGGCGACCGGGTCATCCATTTGGTCAACGATGCCGAGGCCAATGTCTTCAATGGTGATTTGGGCTACATTACCGACCTTCTACCTGCCAAGTACACAGACTCCAAGCAGGATGAGATTACCATCAACTTCGATGGTAGCGAGGTCACCTATCCCCGCAATGAGTGGTACAAGATTACCCTGGCCTATGCCATGTCCATCCACAAGTCCCAAGGTAGTGAGTTTCAGGTCGTTATCCTTCCCATCACCCGCACCAGCCACCGCATGCTCCAGCGCAACCTGGTCTACACCGCTATCACCCGCTCCAAGAGCAAGCTCATTCTTCTAGGTGAAATCTCCGCCTTTGACTACGCCGTCAAAAATGCTGGCACCCTTCGCAAAACCTATCTGGTCCCACGTTTCCAAGGGGAAATGGCAAAGCAGGACAGCAAGGAAAGCTTGACTGAAAACAACGAAAGCAAAACAGCCACAGCCAAGCAAAGCCAGCCACCTGCTCAATCGGATAAGTCAAAACAAACAGAGCCAGTAACAGAATTCAGCCAGCAACTGTCCCTTCTTGACCAAGACCAGCCAGAAAAAGCAAGTGCCCAACCTAGAGAATATATTCTAACGGTGGACAACCTACTAACCATTGACCCCATGATTGGCATAGATCAGTCAGATATTGAAGAGATTTTTAAAGTATAAAAACCAGCAAGTCAGTAGATTTGCTGGTTTTACTCTAATATGTTCTTTCAGTTTGCGGTTAGAACTCGCTCCAACTATCTGGGAGACCTTTTGAAGGGAGAGAAATTGATAACAAACTCTTCTGTAATTGAGTCCTTTCTCACTCCCACAGAACTCAAGCCTGAAAGTTTGTGACTGTCACTCCTAACAACCGGATACCTTTTTCAACTTGTCCAATCTCTTCAATCAACTGACGAACCTCTTTTTCAATGATATCTAACTGGTCGGTGTATTCATCAAGACTATGGCGTTTAGTCAGTGTAGAAAAATCACCATAACGCACCTTTAACACAATTGTTCGGCCCTTTTTTTCATTACGCTCCAAGCTACCAGCAACCCGTTGACAAAGACTGGTTAGCTCTTTTAGTACGTCCTCATCTCGATAAAGTAATTTCCGATAGGTTTTTTCCTTACCAATAGACTTGCGCACTCGATCCGCCTTAACAGGTGAATTGGAAATTCCTCTCGCCTTACGATAGAGGTCAAACCCGAAACGACCGAATGTATCAATCAAAACCATCTCTGGTACATCTAACAGATCCTGCCCTGTGTAGACCCCCATATCATGTAGTCGCTTTACAGTTTTCTTGCCAACACCATGAAATTTTTCAATCGGCAAGGATGCCAATATCCCCACAGCCTCTTCTGGTAAAATCAAGGTCAATCCATGTGGTTTTTCCATATCCGAAGCAATCTTTGCCAAAAATTTGTTATAGGAAACACCAGCTGAAGCTGTCAGATGCAACTCATTCCATATGTCGTATTGGATGAGTTTGGCGATTTTAATTGCCGAGCTAAGGCCTAACTTATTTTCCGTCACATCTAGATAGGCCTCATCAATTGACATCGGCTCCACCAAATCAGTATAGCGATGAAAGATTTCTCGAACCTGTCGCCCAACTTCTTGGTATTTTTCATAATGACCAGAGATAAAAATAGCCTGCGGACAACGTTCATAGGCTTCTTTCGAAGACATAGCCGAGTGAATCCCAAAGGCCCGCGCCTCATAATTACAAGTCGACACAACACCTCTACCGCCAGAAATCCTCGGATCAGCTCCAATAACAACAGGCTTTCCTTTCAACTCAGGATTGTCCCTTACCTCAATAGCAGCAAAAAAAGCATCCATGTCTACATGAATAATTTTTCTAGATAAATCATTGATTAAGGGAAATACTAACATGGTTACTCCTTTACAATTTAGATTATACCGCAATCAGCTGCTAATGAAAAGAAAGCTACTCTGAACAGATTATCCAAATGACTCCATTTAAACGTCTTGCACGTACCTATTTCTACATGAAAAAGATTGAAATAATTTTCACAAACTTTCACGATGCTGAACCTTGAAGTAAGTGCTTTCAAATGCTATAATAGTACCATACCGGTGTTAACCGAAATGTTCAAAAGGAGAACCCTCATGTCAACAAAAGTAAAAACAAAAAATGTTGCTGAAGACATTTTCGCCCAAGCCTGGGAAGGCTTCAAAGGTACAGATTGGCAAGATAAAGCAAGTGTAACTCGCTTCGTTCAAGCCAACTACACTCCATATGATGGAGATGAAAGCTTCCTTGCAGGCCCAACTGAGCGTACACTTCATATCAAGAAAATTATTGACGAAACAAAAGCTGGTTACGAAGATACTCGTTTCCCAATGGATATCGACCGTGCGACTTCTATCGCTGATATTCCAGCAGGTTTCATCGATAAAGAAAACGAACTCATCTTTGGTCTCCAAAATGATGAGCTCTTCAAACTTAATTTCATGCCACGTGGTGGTATTCGTATGGCTGAAACAACTTTGATCGAAAACGGCTATACTCCAGACCCA harbors:
- a CDS encoding ATP-dependent RecD-like DNA helicase, coding for MNEVYVTGTIDRIIFENPSNFYKILLLEIEETDAGYDDYEIIVTGTIADVIEGEDYRFYGNLVTHPKYGQQLQISRYERSKPTSAGLVKYFSSDHFKGIGRKTAEKIVELYGEDTIDKILAEPEKLTQITGLSSKNRQAFVEKLRLNYGTEMILAKLAEYGIPNKLAFQIQDQYKEKTLQMIEENPYQLVEDVQGIGFTIADRIAEKRGIASDSPQRFRAGMLFSLIHRSMETGDTYVEARDLLEATLELLEKSRHTELDPAAVAKELTGLIADDKVQQEGTKIFDNSLYFAEHGIHKNLTRLMGKNGFKPFPRADVEAAIAELETMSSLTYDDIQKEAIVQAITNPLFILTGGPGTGKTTVINGIIAVYAILHKIDLTGNREECPVLLAAPTGRAARRMNELTGLPSATIHRHLGLVEGQEESYRDDYLDTDFIIVDEFSMVDTWLANQLFQNISSQTQVLIVGDAEQLPSVSPGQVLADLLKIDKLPSITLERIYRQSDDSTIVTLASQIRQGALPSDFREKKADRSYFEAQNEQIPALIERIVGAAIKSGIPANEVQILAPMYRGAAGIDQLNTMTQALLNPLKDGELQFLHNEQAFRQGDRVIHLVNDAEANVFNGDLGYITDLLPAKYTDSKQDEITINFDGSEVTYPRNEWYKITLAYAMSIHKSQGSEFQVVILPITRTSHRMLQRNLVYTAITRSKSKLILLGEISAFDYAVKNAGTLRKTYLVPRFQGEMAKQDSKESLTENNESKTATAKQSQPPAQSDKSKQTEPVTEFSQQLSLLDQDQPEKASAQPREYILTVDNLLTIDPMIGIDQSDIEEIFKV
- a CDS encoding DNA polymerase IV, whose protein sequence is MLVFPLINDLSRKIIHVDMDAFFAAIEVRDNPELKGKPVVIGADPRISGGRGVVSTCNYEARAFGIHSAMSSKEAYERCPQAIFISGHYEKYQEVGRQVREIFHRYTDLVEPMSIDEAYLDVTENKLGLSSAIKIAKLIQYDIWNELHLTASAGVSYNKFLAKIASDMEKPHGLTLILPEEAVGILASLPIEKFHGVGKKTVKRLHDMGVYTGQDLLDVPEMVLIDTFGRFGFDLYRKARGISNSPVKADRVRKSIGKEKTYRKLLYRDEDVLKELTSLCQRVAGSLERNEKKGRTIVLKVRYGDFSTLTKRHSLDEYTDQLDIIEKEVRQLIEEIGQVEKGIRLLGVTVTNFQA